One window from the genome of Eublepharis macularius isolate TG4126 chromosome 15, MPM_Emac_v1.0, whole genome shotgun sequence encodes:
- the GJB4 gene encoding gap junction beta-4 protein, protein MNWASLQELVSEVNQYSTVWGRIWFNVVFIFRLLVYTVAAEAIWSDDQHDFECNTQQPGCTNVCYNQFFPISHIRLWALQLILVTCPSLLVLLHVAYRKVKEQKHMEEAGRHCDLLYPNPGKKHGGLWWTYLFSLLLKVAVDLAFLYIFHSIYHNFDLPRLVKCVVAPCPNMVDCFLGRPTEKKVFTYFMVAATLVCIILNLCEVAYLVGKRCKVFVSLQRLA, encoded by the coding sequence ATGAACTGGGCCTCACTCCAAGAACTTGTCAGCGAGGTGAACCAGTACTCCACAGTTTGGGGGCGTATCTGGTTCAATGTGGTCTTCATCTTCCGGCTCCTTGTATACACAGTGGCAGCTGAGGCCATCTGGTCTGATGACCAGCACGACTTTGAGTGCAACACACAGCAGCCAGGCTGTACCAATGTCTGCTATAACCAGTTCTTCCCCATATCCCATATCCGTCTCTGGGCCCTCCAACTCATCCTAGTGACCTGCCCTTCTTTATTGGTTCTCCTGCATGTGGCCTACCGGAAAGTCAAAGAGCAAAAACACATGGAGGAAGCTGGCAGACACTGTGACCTGCTTTACCCCAACCCCGGTAAGAAGCACGGAGGGCTGTGGTGGACCTACCTCTTCAGCCTCCTCTTGAAGGTAGCTGTAGATCTGGCCTTCCTCTATATTTTCCATTCAATCTACCACAATTTTGATCTTCCACGGCTGGTGAAGTGTGTTGTGGCTCCTTGCCCCAACATGGTCGACTGCTTCCTCGGCAGGCCTACAGAAAAGAAAGTTTTCACCTACTTCATGGTGGCTGCCACTTTGGTCTGCATCATCCTTAATCTCTGTGAGGTAGCCTATCTCGTGGGTAAGAGGTGCAAAGTGTTTGTATCTCTGCAGAGACTGGCATAG